Proteins from one Triplophysa dalaica isolate WHDGS20190420 chromosome 6, ASM1584641v1, whole genome shotgun sequence genomic window:
- the dip2bb gene encoding disco-interacting protein 2 homolog B-A isoform X3 gives MAERGVDVSALPQEVREQLAELDLELSEGDITQKGYEKKRAKLLAPYLVQIQNVAPPPAYDGQSPGQSSAPAPEPGPSNSSSSSSSRHRRTRRAHRSSGTRDERYRSDIHTEAVQAALAKHKEEKMALPMPTKRRSTYVQSPIDNCTPPDSSSSSEDEAVSSESAGPQQSPDTWINSSVHGSSTSSSASSTLSHGESRPAQAAQSQQAPPPPHQVQPPHSHSQPSALAEAFAATRIDPGGGVGPPDVPSQPQARGSRVDLPANAVVRGMTRGQSRSSMMETADVRRVGRGVPVSSRVSTKIQQLLNTLKRPKRPPLSEYFMDDQEEIVEVPRADPNTPKPEGRQIIPVKGEPLGVVSNWPPALQAALTRWGATQGKSPALTALDITGKPLYTLTYGKLWSRSVKLAYTLLNKLGTRNEQILKPGDRVALVYPNSDPGMFWVAFYGCLLAEVIPVPIEVPLSRKDAGSSQVGFLLGSCGVGLALTSEICLKGLPKTPTGEILQFKGWPRLKWVVTDSKYLTKPSKDWQPHIPTANTDTAYIEYKASKEGTVMGVAVSKVAMLTHCQALTQACNYCEGETLVNVLDFKKDMGLWHGVLTSVMNRIHTISVPYAVMKACPLSWVQRVHIHKARVALVKCRDLHWAMMAHRDQRDTSLASLRMLIVADGANPWSVSSCDAFLNVFQAHGLKPEVICPCATSPEAMTVAIRRPGVSGAPLPARAVLSMTGLSHGVIRVNTEDKNSALTVQDVGHVMPGALMCIVKPDGPPMLCKTDEIGEIVVNSRAGGTMYYGLPGVTKNNFEVIPVNASGAPIGEIPFVRSGLLGFVGPGSLIFVVGKNEGLLMVSGRRHNADDLVATALAVEPVKTVYRGRIAVFSVTVFFDERIVIVAEQRPDASEEDSFQWMSRVLQAIDSIHQVGLYCLALVPANTLPKTPLGGIHISDTKQLFLEGALHPCNILMCPHTCVTNMPKPRQKQPVGVGPASIMVGNLVAGKRIAQAAGRDLGLIEDQDLVRKHQYLTEALQWRAQTDPDHTLFVLLNAKGVAVCTATCVQLHKRAEKIAAALMERSGINIGENVVLLYPPGIDLIAAFYGCLYAGCIPVTVRPPHPQNLSATLPTVRMIIDVSKAACILTTQVLTRILRSKEAGATVNIKTWPIIIDTDDLPRKRPPTIYKPPNAEMIAYLDFSVSTTGMLTGVKISHAAMSVLCRSIKLQCELYSSRQIAICLDPYCGLGFVLWCLASVYSGHQSILIPPMELEISLSLWLSTLSQYRIRDTFCSYSVMELCTKGLGGQTELLKARGVNLSCVRSCVVIAEERPRLALTHSFSKLFKDIGLSTRAVSTAFGSRVNLAICLQGTTGPDPSTVYVDMKSLRHDRVRLVERGAPQSLSLMESGTILPGVRVIIVNPETRGPLGDSHLGEIWVNSPHNATGYYTIYGEENLQADHFNTKLSFGDPQTLWARTGYLGFVKRTELTDSSGDRHDALFVVGSLDETLELRGLRYHPIDIETSVSRTHRSIGESAVFTWTNLLVVVAELCGSEQDALDLVPLVTNVVLEEHHLIVGVVVIVDPGVIPINSRGEKQRMHLRDSFLADQLDPIYVAYNM, from the exons ACATTCATACAGAGGCGGTTCAAGCAGCATTGGCAAAGCATAAGGAGGAAAAGATGGCGCTGCCCATGCCAACCAAACGGCGCTCCACTTATGTACAGTCACCAATTGACAACTGCACCCCGCCAG actcctcctcttcctctgaaGATGAGGCAGTGTCCAGTGAAAGTGCAGGGCCACAGCAGTCTCCAGACACCTGGATCAATAGTTCTGTTCATGgctcctccacctcctcctctGCCTCCTCCACTCTGTCTCATGGAGAGTCTCGCCCCGCCCAGGCAGCGCAGTCTCAACAGGCCCCGCCCCCTCCTCACCAGGTTCAGCCGCCCCACTCGCACTCGCAGCCCTCCGCCCTGGCAGAGGCCTTCGCTGCAACACGTATAG ATCCAGGAGGAGGAGTCGGGCCACCTGATGTACCATCCCAACCTCAGGCTAGAGGCTCTCGTGTGGATCTCCCTGCCAATGCTGTGGTGCGAGGAATGACACGAGGACAGAGCCGGTCCAGCATGATGGAGACAGCAGACG TGAGAAGAGTAGGCAGAG GTGTCCCAGTGTCCAGTCGTGTCTCAACGAAGATCCAGCAGCTGCTTAACACTTTGAAACGACCCAAACGGCCCCCGCTCAGCGAGTACTTCATGGATGACCAAGAGGAGATTGTGGAag TTCCTCGGGCAGATCCTAACACTCCTAAACCAGAAGGTCGGCAGATTATCCCCGTCAAGGGTGAGCCTTTGGGTGTTGTCAGTAATTGGCCTCCTGCCCTTCAAGCTGCATTAACCCGATGGGGCGCCACACAGGGCAAAAGTCCTGCCCTCACAGCTCTTGACATCACTGGGAAACCGCTTTATACACTTACATATG GTAAACTGTGGAGTCGTAGTGTGAAGCTGGCCTACACTCTCCTCAACAAACTGGGTACCAGAAATGAGCAGATCCTCAAACCAGGAGATCGG GTGGCGCTGGTGTATCCTAACAGTGACCCTGGTATGTTTTGGGTTGCATTTTATGGCTGTTTGTTGGCTGAGGTCATTCCCGTGCCCATTGAAGTTCCGCTGTCACGAAAG GACGCAGGGAGCAGTCAGGTTGGTTTCTTGTTAGGAAGCTGTGGGGTGGGCCTCGCTCTGACCAGTGAGATATGTCTGAAGGGTTTACCAAAAACCCCCACTGGagaaatattacaatttaaag GCTGGCCCAGGTTAAAGTGGGTGGTGACTGACTCCAAGTACCTCACCAAGCCGTCGAAAGACTGGCAGCCACATATCCCGACAGCCAACACTGACACAGCATACATAGAG TATAAGGCCAGTAAGGAAGGCACAGTGATGGGTGTTGCGGTTTCAAAGGTTGCCATGTTAACACATTGCCAGGCACTTACTCAGGCCTGTAACTACTGTGAGG GTGAGACGTTGGTGAATGTTTTGGACTTTAAGAAGGACATGGGTTTGTGGCACGGAGTTCTTACG AGTGTGATGAACCGAATCCACACCATCAGTGTTCCGTATGCGGTAATGAAGGCCTGTCCACTGTCCTGGGTTCAGCGAGTTCACATACACAAAG CGCGGGTGGCCCTGGTAAAGTGCCGTGATCTGCACTGGGCGATGATGGCACACAGAGATCAGAGAGATACCAGTCTGGCCTCTCTGCGCATGCTGATTGTTGCAGACGGAGCCAATCCCT GGTCAGTTTCATcatgtgatgcatttttgaacgTATTCCAGGCCCATGGCCTGAAGCCAGAGGTCATCTGCCCGTGTGCTACATCCCCTGAGGCCATGACCGTTGCCATACGCAG GCCTGGGGTTTCTGGTGCTCCTTTACCAGCGAGAGCTGTCTTATCAATGACTGGTCTGAGTCATGGAGTCATCAGGGTCAATACTGAAGACAAGAACTCTGCTCTTACTGTACAGGATGTGGGACATGTCATGCCTGGAG CATTGATGTGCATTGTTAAACCGGACGGGCCGCCTATGCTGTGTAAGACTGATGAGATTGGAGAAATCGTTGTAAACTCTCGTGCCGGCGGGACCATGTACTACGGTCTGCCTGGGGTTACCAAAAACAACTTTGAG GTGATTCCAGTCAACGCTAGTGGTGCTCCTATTGGTGAAATCCCATTTGTGCGATCCGGGTTACTGGGGTTTGTTGGACCG GGGAGTCTGATATTTGTGGTGGGTAAGAATGAGGGCTTGCTGATGGTCAGCGGTCGTCGTCACAATGCTGATGATCTAGTAGCGACGGCGCTCGCTGTGGAACCTGTCAAGACTGTATACAGAGGCAG gaTCGCTGTGTTCTCAGTGACTGTGTTCTTTGATGAGAGGATTGTAATAGTAGCAGAGCAGAGACCTGATGCCAGTGAGGAAGACAGCTTTCAGTGGATGAGTCGGGTCCTGCag GCAATTGACAGTATTCATCAGGTGGGATTGTATTGCCTTGCTCTGGTTCCCGCCAACACACTACCCAAAACTCCCTTAGGGGGTATTCACATCTCAGACACTAAGCAACTCTTCCTGGAGGGGGCGCTGCACCCCTGCAACATCCTCATGTGCCCCCACACCTGCGTCACCAACATGCCCAAACCACGGCAGAAACAACCAG TTGGCGTCGGCCCTGCGTCCATCATGGTGGGTAATTTGGTTGCTGGGAAGAGAATTGCACAGGCTGCGGGCCGGGACCTTGGACTGATTGAGGACCAAGACCTGGTCAGGAAG CATCAGTATCTCACAGAGGCTTTACAGTGGAGAGCACAAACCGACCCTGACCACACACTCTTTGTGCTGTTGAATGCAAAg GGAGTGGCTGTTTGCACAGCTACATGTGTTCAACTTCATAAAAGAGCAGAGAAGATTGCTGCTGCTCTTATGGAGAGAAGTGGTATTAACATTGGAGAGAATGTGGTGCTTCTGTATCCACCAG GTATAGATCTGATCGCAGCCTTTTACGGCTGTTTGTATGCCGGCTGTATTCCCGTCACCGTGAGGCCTCCACATCCGCAGAACCTCTCAGCCACTTTGCCCACTGTCCGCATGATTATCGAT GTCAGTAAGGCTGCCTGCATTCTCACTACTCAGGTTTTAACAAGGATTCTTAGATCTAAAGAAGCAGGAGCCactgtaaacataaaaacatggcCCATTATAATAGACACAG ATGACTTGCCTCGAAAACGACCACCAACAATTTACAAACCGCCCAATGCCGAGATGATCGCCTACCTGGACTTCAGCGTCTCAACAACAGGCATGCTGACAGGGGTTAAG ATCTCTCATGCGGCAATGAGCGTTCTGTGTCGCTCTATAAAGCTGCAGTGTGAGCTCTACTCCTCGCGCCAGATCGCCATCTGCCTTGACCCGTACTGCGGACTTGGTTTTGTTCTCTGGTGTCTTGCGAG TGTGTACTCGGGTCACCAGTCCATCCTGATTCCTCCTATGGAACTGGAGATCTCACTGTCCCTGTGGCTGAGCACACTGAGTCAGTATCGTATTAGAGACACCTTCTGCTCTTATTCGGTCATGGAGCTCTGCACTAAAGGCCTGGGTGGACAGACCGAGTTGCTGAAG GCACGTGGTGTGAATCTGTCATGCGTGAGGAGCTGTGTGGTGATCGCTGAGGAACGTCCACGCTTGGCTCTCACTCACTCCTTTTCCAAACTGTTTAAAGACATCGGACTCTCCACACGGGCTGTCAGCACCGCCTTTGGGTCAAGAGTCAACCTAGCCATCTGCCTACAG GGTACCACTGGACCAGACCCCTCAACTGTATATGTGGACATGAAGTCCCTTCGACATGACAG GGTGAGGTTAGTGGAGCGAGGAGCACcacagtctctttctctcatgGAGTCTGGAACA ATTCTTCCTGGCGTGCGGGTAATCATAGTCAATCCAGAAACCAGAGGACCACTGGGGGATTCTCATCTGGGAGAG ATATGGGTGAACAGTCCCCACAATGCAACAGGGTACTACACTATATACGGAGAGGAAAATCTTCAAGCTGATCACTTTAACACTAAACTGAGCTTCGGAGATCCACAAACACTCTGGGCCAGAACTGGATACCTGGGTTTTGTGAAGAGAACTGAACTCACAGACTCTAGTGGAG ATCGTCACGACGCCCTGTTTGTAGTGGGCTCCTTGGATGAGACTTTGGAATTGAGAGGTTTGCGATATCATCCAATCGACATTGAGACCAGTGTTTCACGTACACACCGAAGCATCGGCGAGAG TGCCGTTTTCACCTGGACAAACCTGCTGGTGGTGGTAGCTGAACTCTGTGGTTCGGAGCAGGATGCATTAGACCTGGTTCCACTGGTAACCAATGTTGTATTAGAGGAGCACCATCTTATCGTGGGTGTGGTGGTTATTGTTGACCCAGGGGTCATCCCTATAAACTCCAGAGGAGAGAAGCAGAGAATGCACTTGAGAGACTCCTTCCTGGCAGATCAGTTGGACCCCATATACGTAGCATACAATATGTGA
- the dip2bb gene encoding disco-interacting protein 2 homolog B-A isoform X1: MAERGVDVSALPQEVREQLAELDLELSEGDITQKGYEKKRAKLLAPYLVQIQNVAPPPAYDGQSPGQSSAPAPEPGPSNSSSSSSSRHRRTRRAHRSSGTRDERYRSDIHTEAVQAALAKHKEEKMALPMPTKRRSTYVQSPIDNCTPPDSSSSSEDEAVSSESAGPQQSPDTWINSSVHGSSTSSSASSTLSHGESRPAQAAQSQQAPPPPHQVQPPHSHSQPSALAEAFAATRIDPGGGVGPPDVPSQPQARGSRVDLPANAVVRGMTRGQSRSSMMETADVRRVGRGVPVSSRVSTKIQQLLNTLKRPKRPPLSEYFMDDQEEIVEVPRADPNTPKPEGRQIIPVKGEPLGVVSNWPPALQAALTRWGATQGKSPALTALDITGKPLYTLTYGKLWSRSVKLAYTLLNKLGTRNEQILKPGDRVALVYPNSDPGMFWVAFYGCLLAEVIPVPIEVPLSRKDAGSSQVGFLLGSCGVGLALTSEICLKGLPKTPTGEILQFKGWPRLKWVVTDSKYLTKPSKDWQPHIPTANTDTAYIEYKASKEGTVMGVAVSKVAMLTHCQALTQACNYCEGETLVNVLDFKKDMGLWHGVLTSVMNRIHTISVPYAVMKACPLSWVQRVHIHKARVALVKCRDLHWAMMAHRDQRDTSLASLRMLIVADGANPWSVSSCDAFLNVFQAHGLKPEVICPCATSPEAMTVAIRRPGVSGAPLPARAVLSMTGLSHGVIRVNTEDKNSALTVQDVGHVMPGALMCIVKPDGPPMLCKTDEIGEIVVNSRAGGTMYYGLPGVTKNNFEVIPVNASGAPIGEIPFVRSGLLGFVGPGSLIFVVGKNEGLLMVSGRRHNADDLVATALAVEPVKTVYRGRIAVFSVTVFFDERIVIVAEQRPDASEEDSFQWMSRVLQAIDSIHQVGLYCLALVPANTLPKTPLGGIHISDTKQLFLEGALHPCNILMCPHTCVTNMPKPRQKQPVGVGPASIMVGNLVAGKRIAQAAGRDLGLIEDQDLVRKLCMWPTMMHQYLTEALQWRAQTDPDHTLFVLLNAKGVAVCTATCVQLHKRAEKIAAALMERSGINIGENVVLLYPPGIDLIAAFYGCLYAGCIPVTVRPPHPQNLSATLPTVRMIIDVSKAACILTTQVLTRILRSKEAGATVNIKTWPIIIDTDDLPRKRPPTIYKPPNAEMIAYLDFSVSTTGMLTGVKISHAAMSVLCRSIKLQCELYSSRQIAICLDPYCGLGFVLWCLASVYSGHQSILIPPMELEISLSLWLSTLSQYRIRDTFCSYSVMELCTKGLGGQTELLKARGVNLSCVRSCVVIAEERPRLALTHSFSKLFKDIGLSTRAVSTAFGSRVNLAICLQGTTGPDPSTVYVDMKSLRHDRVRLVERGAPQSLSLMESGTILPGVRVIIVNPETRGPLGDSHLGEIWVNSPHNATGYYTIYGEENLQADHFNTKLSFGDPQTLWARTGYLGFVKRTELTDSSGDRHDALFVVGSLDETLELRGLRYHPIDIETSVSRTHRSIGESAVFTWTNLLVVVAELCGSEQDALDLVPLVTNVVLEEHHLIVGVVVIVDPGVIPINSRGEKQRMHLRDSFLADQLDPIYVAYNM; the protein is encoded by the exons ACATTCATACAGAGGCGGTTCAAGCAGCATTGGCAAAGCATAAGGAGGAAAAGATGGCGCTGCCCATGCCAACCAAACGGCGCTCCACTTATGTACAGTCACCAATTGACAACTGCACCCCGCCAG actcctcctcttcctctgaaGATGAGGCAGTGTCCAGTGAAAGTGCAGGGCCACAGCAGTCTCCAGACACCTGGATCAATAGTTCTGTTCATGgctcctccacctcctcctctGCCTCCTCCACTCTGTCTCATGGAGAGTCTCGCCCCGCCCAGGCAGCGCAGTCTCAACAGGCCCCGCCCCCTCCTCACCAGGTTCAGCCGCCCCACTCGCACTCGCAGCCCTCCGCCCTGGCAGAGGCCTTCGCTGCAACACGTATAG ATCCAGGAGGAGGAGTCGGGCCACCTGATGTACCATCCCAACCTCAGGCTAGAGGCTCTCGTGTGGATCTCCCTGCCAATGCTGTGGTGCGAGGAATGACACGAGGACAGAGCCGGTCCAGCATGATGGAGACAGCAGACG TGAGAAGAGTAGGCAGAG GTGTCCCAGTGTCCAGTCGTGTCTCAACGAAGATCCAGCAGCTGCTTAACACTTTGAAACGACCCAAACGGCCCCCGCTCAGCGAGTACTTCATGGATGACCAAGAGGAGATTGTGGAag TTCCTCGGGCAGATCCTAACACTCCTAAACCAGAAGGTCGGCAGATTATCCCCGTCAAGGGTGAGCCTTTGGGTGTTGTCAGTAATTGGCCTCCTGCCCTTCAAGCTGCATTAACCCGATGGGGCGCCACACAGGGCAAAAGTCCTGCCCTCACAGCTCTTGACATCACTGGGAAACCGCTTTATACACTTACATATG GTAAACTGTGGAGTCGTAGTGTGAAGCTGGCCTACACTCTCCTCAACAAACTGGGTACCAGAAATGAGCAGATCCTCAAACCAGGAGATCGG GTGGCGCTGGTGTATCCTAACAGTGACCCTGGTATGTTTTGGGTTGCATTTTATGGCTGTTTGTTGGCTGAGGTCATTCCCGTGCCCATTGAAGTTCCGCTGTCACGAAAG GACGCAGGGAGCAGTCAGGTTGGTTTCTTGTTAGGAAGCTGTGGGGTGGGCCTCGCTCTGACCAGTGAGATATGTCTGAAGGGTTTACCAAAAACCCCCACTGGagaaatattacaatttaaag GCTGGCCCAGGTTAAAGTGGGTGGTGACTGACTCCAAGTACCTCACCAAGCCGTCGAAAGACTGGCAGCCACATATCCCGACAGCCAACACTGACACAGCATACATAGAG TATAAGGCCAGTAAGGAAGGCACAGTGATGGGTGTTGCGGTTTCAAAGGTTGCCATGTTAACACATTGCCAGGCACTTACTCAGGCCTGTAACTACTGTGAGG GTGAGACGTTGGTGAATGTTTTGGACTTTAAGAAGGACATGGGTTTGTGGCACGGAGTTCTTACG AGTGTGATGAACCGAATCCACACCATCAGTGTTCCGTATGCGGTAATGAAGGCCTGTCCACTGTCCTGGGTTCAGCGAGTTCACATACACAAAG CGCGGGTGGCCCTGGTAAAGTGCCGTGATCTGCACTGGGCGATGATGGCACACAGAGATCAGAGAGATACCAGTCTGGCCTCTCTGCGCATGCTGATTGTTGCAGACGGAGCCAATCCCT GGTCAGTTTCATcatgtgatgcatttttgaacgTATTCCAGGCCCATGGCCTGAAGCCAGAGGTCATCTGCCCGTGTGCTACATCCCCTGAGGCCATGACCGTTGCCATACGCAG GCCTGGGGTTTCTGGTGCTCCTTTACCAGCGAGAGCTGTCTTATCAATGACTGGTCTGAGTCATGGAGTCATCAGGGTCAATACTGAAGACAAGAACTCTGCTCTTACTGTACAGGATGTGGGACATGTCATGCCTGGAG CATTGATGTGCATTGTTAAACCGGACGGGCCGCCTATGCTGTGTAAGACTGATGAGATTGGAGAAATCGTTGTAAACTCTCGTGCCGGCGGGACCATGTACTACGGTCTGCCTGGGGTTACCAAAAACAACTTTGAG GTGATTCCAGTCAACGCTAGTGGTGCTCCTATTGGTGAAATCCCATTTGTGCGATCCGGGTTACTGGGGTTTGTTGGACCG GGGAGTCTGATATTTGTGGTGGGTAAGAATGAGGGCTTGCTGATGGTCAGCGGTCGTCGTCACAATGCTGATGATCTAGTAGCGACGGCGCTCGCTGTGGAACCTGTCAAGACTGTATACAGAGGCAG gaTCGCTGTGTTCTCAGTGACTGTGTTCTTTGATGAGAGGATTGTAATAGTAGCAGAGCAGAGACCTGATGCCAGTGAGGAAGACAGCTTTCAGTGGATGAGTCGGGTCCTGCag GCAATTGACAGTATTCATCAGGTGGGATTGTATTGCCTTGCTCTGGTTCCCGCCAACACACTACCCAAAACTCCCTTAGGGGGTATTCACATCTCAGACACTAAGCAACTCTTCCTGGAGGGGGCGCTGCACCCCTGCAACATCCTCATGTGCCCCCACACCTGCGTCACCAACATGCCCAAACCACGGCAGAAACAACCAG TTGGCGTCGGCCCTGCGTCCATCATGGTGGGTAATTTGGTTGCTGGGAAGAGAATTGCACAGGCTGCGGGCCGGGACCTTGGACTGATTGAGGACCAAGACCTGGTCAGGAAG CTGTGTATGTGGCCTACGATGATG CATCAGTATCTCACAGAGGCTTTACAGTGGAGAGCACAAACCGACCCTGACCACACACTCTTTGTGCTGTTGAATGCAAAg GGAGTGGCTGTTTGCACAGCTACATGTGTTCAACTTCATAAAAGAGCAGAGAAGATTGCTGCTGCTCTTATGGAGAGAAGTGGTATTAACATTGGAGAGAATGTGGTGCTTCTGTATCCACCAG GTATAGATCTGATCGCAGCCTTTTACGGCTGTTTGTATGCCGGCTGTATTCCCGTCACCGTGAGGCCTCCACATCCGCAGAACCTCTCAGCCACTTTGCCCACTGTCCGCATGATTATCGAT GTCAGTAAGGCTGCCTGCATTCTCACTACTCAGGTTTTAACAAGGATTCTTAGATCTAAAGAAGCAGGAGCCactgtaaacataaaaacatggcCCATTATAATAGACACAG ATGACTTGCCTCGAAAACGACCACCAACAATTTACAAACCGCCCAATGCCGAGATGATCGCCTACCTGGACTTCAGCGTCTCAACAACAGGCATGCTGACAGGGGTTAAG ATCTCTCATGCGGCAATGAGCGTTCTGTGTCGCTCTATAAAGCTGCAGTGTGAGCTCTACTCCTCGCGCCAGATCGCCATCTGCCTTGACCCGTACTGCGGACTTGGTTTTGTTCTCTGGTGTCTTGCGAG TGTGTACTCGGGTCACCAGTCCATCCTGATTCCTCCTATGGAACTGGAGATCTCACTGTCCCTGTGGCTGAGCACACTGAGTCAGTATCGTATTAGAGACACCTTCTGCTCTTATTCGGTCATGGAGCTCTGCACTAAAGGCCTGGGTGGACAGACCGAGTTGCTGAAG GCACGTGGTGTGAATCTGTCATGCGTGAGGAGCTGTGTGGTGATCGCTGAGGAACGTCCACGCTTGGCTCTCACTCACTCCTTTTCCAAACTGTTTAAAGACATCGGACTCTCCACACGGGCTGTCAGCACCGCCTTTGGGTCAAGAGTCAACCTAGCCATCTGCCTACAG GGTACCACTGGACCAGACCCCTCAACTGTATATGTGGACATGAAGTCCCTTCGACATGACAG GGTGAGGTTAGTGGAGCGAGGAGCACcacagtctctttctctcatgGAGTCTGGAACA ATTCTTCCTGGCGTGCGGGTAATCATAGTCAATCCAGAAACCAGAGGACCACTGGGGGATTCTCATCTGGGAGAG ATATGGGTGAACAGTCCCCACAATGCAACAGGGTACTACACTATATACGGAGAGGAAAATCTTCAAGCTGATCACTTTAACACTAAACTGAGCTTCGGAGATCCACAAACACTCTGGGCCAGAACTGGATACCTGGGTTTTGTGAAGAGAACTGAACTCACAGACTCTAGTGGAG ATCGTCACGACGCCCTGTTTGTAGTGGGCTCCTTGGATGAGACTTTGGAATTGAGAGGTTTGCGATATCATCCAATCGACATTGAGACCAGTGTTTCACGTACACACCGAAGCATCGGCGAGAG TGCCGTTTTCACCTGGACAAACCTGCTGGTGGTGGTAGCTGAACTCTGTGGTTCGGAGCAGGATGCATTAGACCTGGTTCCACTGGTAACCAATGTTGTATTAGAGGAGCACCATCTTATCGTGGGTGTGGTGGTTATTGTTGACCCAGGGGTCATCCCTATAAACTCCAGAGGAGAGAAGCAGAGAATGCACTTGAGAGACTCCTTCCTGGCAGATCAGTTGGACCCCATATACGTAGCATACAATATGTGA